The sequence AATACAGATAGGAGTGTGGACATATCTGACATGGATAAGAAGTGCACTTCATACATGCTGTTTTTTTGGCCCTAAATCAAAATTTTGGTTTTGGTAAATATGAGTGAACTGTATTTTAGCATGCAAAACTATTTCCTAGTGCCCCGTCCATTAATATGTTTTAACCCTGGCTTTTATTAAGCCTATTAGTCGCTCTACTCTACTTATGCTAGCTCTACTTATTTTTACCCTCTTTGCAACGCCACATGCTACCTACTGGTCTTTCATGATGTTTTGTCTCGCTGCTCAGCATTACTTCTACCTCTCACACCCCACACCCACCTACACATCTCTTGGATTTCCATATGGTTTTGATGTGGGGCTGTGAGTCAGTGACACAGTTTGTAGAGGCATGTGAATGGAGCTATTGTTAAACAGCAGGCCTTGGAAGCTGGCCTGCTAGTAATAGCTTTTTAAAATGAAATCTTGAGATTGGAAAGCTAATACATCATCTGCGTTGAGCCAAGTGCATTCAAGGGGACCTGCGTAGGAGGATGGTTGATTTGTTACAGAACATTTACTAAATTCTTTTTTCCCTGGTGTATGATGGATGCTATTAGAATATTTTGCTGTCCTGCTGAAATTAAAGGAACTCCCTCACGGTTACACAATAGCCCTCATTTTGTAATTTGGTCTGAGCAAGGAATTTATACCAAgctatttatattttttctgcaTTGCATATCAGTTCAAGTGAGTAAACGGGAAGAGTTACTGCAGGTATACGGCTTTAAAAGACTCTGTTGGTATTTTTAGAATACTGCCTTCTTGTTGCACGACTGTCACTGAAAGTTGATCATACCTGTCTGAGATTCATGCAAGAAATATTCTTCTCAAAAATGCACTTTACTAATGTCAGCCATACCTGTACATTTCTTCACTCAGGCTCCGTGCACTGTCCAGTGGGGGGAGTGTGACGTCCCCCCCTCCTTCCCCCGCCATGCCAAAGTACAAGCTGGCCGAGTACCGCTACGGCCGAGAGGAGATGTTAGCACTTTATATCAAAGACAACAAAGTTAGTGAACACAAATGATATCCTAATTATTACAATTACAGAATTTCACCAACAGCGTTCATATCTGTTGGATTTTTACAGTGTTGACATGTGTCTTTGTATAAAAATACTTCACTTAAGCAGCCTTGTTTGTCCCAcatttaattgttgtttttaggTCCCAGAGGACATGCAGGATAAGGAGTTTGCTGCTATTCTGCAAGATGAGCCCATGCAGCCACTGGCACTGGTGCCGCTCACTGAGGAGGAGCAGGTCAGCTGGAAATGGACTCTAAAACACCCCCCGCCCCTGCAAATGTTGAACTATTTGAGCTCATTATGTTATATCACACCATGAAATAGCCTTCTTTCAAACGTGAGCTGTCCTGTTGGTTAACAAATGTTGCTGTGAGCTTACATTCCTCACATTCCTTCCTTTTTCTCTTTCCATTTTCTCTCTGCAGAGGAACTTCTCCATGTCTGTGAACAGTGTAGCGGTGCTGAGGCTCATGGGAAAAGGGGTGGGTGGGGCTGCCCCGGCTGGAGTGGTCCGAGGACGAGGGGCCACGCGAGGCAGTCGaggtgaatttttaaaaaaaatgaaaaacaagtttTCTTCAGGCTAAGTGCACTCATGATAAATCCACAAACATTTGCTCTAAAACTAACTTGAGTCCAAAAGAAACAGACATGCTGCCCAAAGCCCTTGGCTAAAACTACAATGGATGCTGTCCAGGGAAAGTAAAACAGTTTATTCAAGCCAACCACTCAAGTGTTTATTTCCCCTTTTTCTTCTACCATCTTGATGCAGCACACTTCCTCTTGGCCTGTCTAAATAGTGTTCCTTTTGTCCAGCTACACCTGTCGAAAAACCACTGTGCTTATGAACTCACCTTGTGCAGACACAACTCTCTGCACATATGAATAGCCAATGTAAACACTAAACACCCCGTTCAGGAAATCCAAGGAAACAACTGAAGGGAATGATGCCGTGTGGGTTTctcaatttgtgtgtgtgttgtgagttGTGTATGGAAGAGAATTGAGTCCAATTGTACAATAGTAGCTGTTTTCTTTGTCAATAAGAATGTGGGAcaaaagttttaaaagacataTTGAACTGAAAAGAGGATATCTGACTGTAGAGACTTAATATGTGTACTTATGGTCTTCCCAAATAGtttttttcagtcagatgaataTCGTATGTGTCTATGTACCCTCAGGTCGTGGCCGTGGAGAAGGTGGATTCTACCAAAGAAGTATTGAAGATGCAGAGGTGGGTTTTGGCCGCAGCGTTCGAGAGATACACCGCAGCCAGAGCTGGGATGACCGGTAAGAAACCCAGCAACATTTTCTAACTCCAGTAAGACACATGCTAAATGATGGTACTTGATTAACTGTGTACTTACATatatatctgtgtcattgtttaTATTCTGCTGTGAAGAGTTCTTGTTCTCTATAATAAAGTAAATGTTTCATAGGCTTAGTTTTTGTTGTGACTATTGGGACTTTATCTCACTTACGGAGCTATCACCTTTAATCAGTTAGGACCAAACTGCTCCAACTTTATGTTAGAACAGATATGCTTCTTAGGGCTGATGTACTTAATGTTATGCCTTAAAAGGTATCAGTATAAAAAAATGCTGCCTTTTGCCTGAGATTTTTCTAGTATAAGAACTTAGTCATGGTTGGgaatagttttctctgtttatcagtttaatGATAAAATTTCCTTCCCATTTCCCTCCTTTCCTCAGGGGAGAGCGTCGATTTGAGAAGCCGCTGCGGCGTGAGGTGGGGCGTCCTGGCTTTGAGGAGCCTGGAGCTCCCGGGGGTCCAGGGAGGAAGGAGTACACAAGGGCTGACAGTGATAACTGGCGCACCCTccgggaggagcaggaggaggatgaGGGGGAGCCGGGCAGTAACTGGAGGCTTGCTGGACCCCGCAGGGATGGTATGAGAAAATACATATTTATAGTAGTGCTGCCTCAAACCCAATTGGGTCTGAAAATTAAACCTATACAGATGTCCTCatggtttatttttattgtaaaacATACTTTGATAAGAGGTCCGAAAGAAGACCTAGCTTCAGTAGATCattagacaccccccccccccaagagccTAGGGGTATATAGATATACAAGGAAATCTATCTaagatttttgtccatcccatttctctgCCACTATTCACCCaaatcttttcaaatttcacatacATGTTGTTTACATGAGCCTTTCTCCCCTTTTTTTTGCCTTTGTTACAAATTTTTCAAAAGATTGATAATTAAGACTTAAAATTGATCCTGTGCAGCAGAGTATCTGTGAGCAGGGGGGCAGAGAGTTATGTGACCAGGCGGGGGTATTGGTAAGCTCCGCTTACTCTTTCATTTGTTGAATAATACATTTTGTTTTCTTAGTGTATTTAtagttaaaataaatgatgaatgCACATACAACAACAGTGTAACATTGAAAATAGAGACTGCAACATGTCCTTTTTACTTTAGGTTATCTGCTGTCAGTTATTTACTTTGATTGTAAAACCAAATAAGACTTGATAACGTAAAAGAAAACTGGtatcattttgggtttttttaggtAATTTCAGATGGTCTATGGTAAATACACTAAGGATTTCAATATATTCAGTATTGTATTTGGTTTACTCTTGAAATATATTAAATAACCCTACATGGAAAGAAATAACAATAGTTTCAAAGATCAAAATGGCCTTGATGGTGATCTGTACTAATGTTTATTCTCTTGTTCATGCTCTGTGCTCTTAAACCTCAGTAAAACATTGTGCATACCAGCTCTAACTTAGttgtagtgacatctagtggcacTAAGACATAGCACTGGGTTTTAGACTTAAACAGAGCTGCACTTAAAAAGATCACACATATTTATGAGAAAGTACATAACCTTTTTCGCCCATCTTCTCAACTCATTTTTTAAGCTCTAAACTAGTAATTACACTGTAATAGCCCCAGGGTGTACGATGGAGCCGGTCCTAAGACTGGACCACATGACTGTCTGGGTAACTGCAGTTACTGTGATACGAACAAAACCCTTTCAACAAATGATGTTATGGTTGCCTGGATCTCTGCCCAATACTCCAACCCGGTTTGTGTTACATCTTTCTGTAAGCATTGTCTTTCTCGTAAAAAACCTCATTGTCTTTTGATTAAAGCACTTTATAGTGAAGTAATAGGTTTCATTTAAATGTTTGTAACTCCTGTGGTTATTGCTACTGACAGTGTCCATTTGTCTTTTGTCAGATGGTGGTCCTCGCTCAGCAGGCTGGCGGGATCACAGTGGCCCTGGTGAAAGCCGCCGAAGGAAGTTTGACTTTGACTTCCGGGATTCTGAAGGTCATGGGGGTGGTCGTCGGCGTGCAGGCAGTGAGGGACTAGAAGATGACAGGGATGGGCTGCCTGAGTGGTGTACAGATGAGGAGGATGGGGAGATGGGCACTTTCGACTCCTCTGGAGCTTTCATGCCTATGAAGGTGtgtattgacttttaatttgttaGTACTAACTGAAAAACACAGTCAGGCTTTTATCATCTGCCTCTTTACATGTTCAGTAGCATGTATCACACTTGTTCAtcttctgcttctgtttttttttgcttacagaAGGGTGGCAAGGAGACAatcctggaggaggagctggaattTAAGGGgatagaggaagaggaagaggaggaaagctTTGCTGATGCAGAGAGGAACAGTGCAGAAGGAGACAAAGATCAGGGTGAGTATCCAAAGCAAATCTGATTTTAAGTTATTTTAAGATGTTTGTTGCAGATTTAGGAGTGTCGGCATTGCTGATTTTTATCTACCTATTTACTGCTCGCCTCACAGAGAGTAAAGAAGCTGGTTCTGTGGTGATAGATGGTGAAGCAAAGCCAGCATCaccctcctccactcctccagcTTGTCCCCCTCCATCTTTAGAACCTCAGCCCAACAACTCGGGCCCTGTGGTGGAAAACTCTCAGCTGAGCCATAGCCACGTTGTAAGGGCCAGCAACACACCCAATGAAGGTACAGCCACATCAACAAGTGTCACTGATAATGTTTGTGTTGTTCATGACACACATTCTCATAGTTACTTATAAAGTAAGTGCATAACAAAATGTATCTTTAAGCAGTACAGTATTGAGCTGAAAGTGCTGTTTGACATTTTCCCTGAACCTACTGTTTGTGAATACAGATTTCCAAACATTTGTGTACACAATCTGTATTCTTAAATTACAAATTCTGATTTAAAGCTGGATCTGGCAGCTACTTTAGGTCTTGTGACCTTTTACATTCAGCCACATAGATATTTTAGTTTGATATACAATATGTTTCACCCCCAGTCATTTAATATCTTGTTTACTGAGCCTGCTCTTCTTGCTGTGTCAGATAAAGACTCAGTAGGGCGCTCTGTCCCTCACACCCAACATCACTAACTCTATTAATAAAAGTGCTAAAAATAGGGCCCATTGTTTTACTAATGTTTGTTGTTGTGGTGTCAGATGTGGCTCCAGTAGCGGGCTCCAAGACCCAGCTAAGCCCCAACGCCaccgcctcctccagtctgccTCCCCCACCTCCTTCCTCTGCTGCTCCTCTTGTCCCTCCTTCTGGTGGAGACGCCGAGGACGATGAGGGCATGAAGCACCTACAGCAGGTAAGAACATCAGGAGGCCCATTTCACCTCTAAATCTTTGAAGTAGTTTATTGTAAAGTCAACCAAAACTATTggtgtaaacttttttttaaatacctttaGTGTTCTGGACTATATTTGGAACTGCATTCACTTTCCAGTGTTTGTGAGATTTTTTCTGGCCATTATGTTATAATCGTTATGTTACAGAAGTGCCTCTAGCACCACCAACTGGCCAACAAAACCTTGGTATTGCTCTCTAAATGAATTAATCTGACATTGTGTTCACTACAATTTGATCCATTCAAGACGATAAGCTTTAATGAGTTTCTCCTGACTACAGGCAAGActctaaatgtataatttgaatttaaagaggttttgtgacttgtttttaatatgtagAATTCATCTGTTGTTATTGGGCTCAGTGTTGCTGTGGACTTTCCATATAAACTGATGTAATATGTGTTTCTGCAGGAGGCTGAGAAGATGGTGGCATCGCTGCAGGACACCTCTTTGGAGGAGGAGTGTTTCACCCAGGCTCTGCAACAGCATCAGGAGAGCAGGAACACAGCGGCTGCTCTGCCGCTGTCACATGAGGCCGCTATGAAGTGGTTCTACAAGGACCCACAGGGAGAGATCCAGGGTACATTCTACACACAACATATTGATCTCATTATTTTAAATTCTCTAGTTTTAGAATTTGGGTAATATAATTTTTCAGGATCAGtaggggttttttttaatgtgttagcTCATGTATCATCCTTTTCCACCCACAACCAGGTCCCTTCACCACTTTGGAGATGTGCGAGTGGTTCCAGGCTGGCTACTTCACCATGACCCTGCTGGTGAAGCGGGGCTGTGACGAGGGCTTCCAACCCCTGGGGGACGTTATCAAGATGTGGGGCCGCGTGCCCTTCGCCCCTGGGCCCTCTCCGCCGCCCCTGCTGGTGAGACAGCCACCACCACCGCAGCGCCCGCAGCCCAACCGGGGGCCCGCCGGGACTGTGAGTGAGAGCTCAGCCAATGCAGATGATGGGGAGGGGAGGATGCAAAGGAGAAAGATTGTTGATAGACACATCAGGGTAATAGAACAGTGATCATGATTAAGATTAATTAAAGTGTTTCCTACATAAAGGATCTTAAATGTCTGTGTTGAATAGTATTGCTTGCAAGTTTAATTACCCCCTGTAAAATTAGTTAAATGAAATAATGTGTACACCTACTCTAGTGGGTGCTGTTTGATGCTATGACAAAAAAAAGCTGCTGTAGTTTTGACTGTATTCCACTATAATCTGTTTGAGAGAAAGTGGGCTAGAGCTATAAACCACAGTCATAAAAAGCCCATTATGCAGTGGCCTCCTGTAAAAGTAATGGTAAATAAGCTTCAAATGGAGCAGAGAAGGGAAGGTTAATCTGGGCCAGTGCAATTTGATTAGATATTTATGTGTGTAATAGCCCTGTGGTTTTGATATCTTATCAAGGTCAGATGGATTCCTGTTTTCACAGGTCACAGGAACAGTTTGTAGAATAGTTTGAAAATGATAGAAATAGACTGCATCAATTTGTGTTACATtgtgatgtgaaaatttcatggaaaaaaacaagtCTAGATAGTTTTGCTTTAGACTCAAGTCACTGTATATGCATTTTGATGTTTCTGGTTTATGATGTTAACACTAGTTTTTATCTCTTTCCCTTCCTATTCAGGGAAACCTGGACCAGGAGCGCCTGAAAAAACAACAGGAGCTGGCAGCAGCAGCTCTTTATCAGCAGCTCCAACAGCAGCAGCTATTCCAGCTCATTAACAGGTGGGTCTGTGAGAAGATGTGGGGTTTCAGTCACCTTACCTGTCAAAACAAGTGTAGAAACTTGACTGTTTTAAAGTTTGTCATTTACATTATGGACAATTTT comes from Sphaeramia orbicularis chromosome 18, fSphaOr1.1, whole genome shotgun sequence and encodes:
- the gigyf1a gene encoding GRB10-interacting GYF protein 1 isoform X1, which gives rise to MTAETLNFGPEWLRALSSGGSVTSPPPSPAMPKYKLAEYRYGREEMLALYIKDNKVPEDMQDKEFAAILQDEPMQPLALVPLTEEEQRNFSMSVNSVAVLRLMGKGVGGAAPAGVVRGRGATRGSRGRGRGEGGFYQRSIEDAEVGFGRSVREIHRSQSWDDRGERRFEKPLRREVGRPGFEEPGAPGGPGRKEYTRADSDNWRTLREEQEEDEGEPGSNWRLAGPRRDDGGPRSAGWRDHSGPGESRRRKFDFDFRDSEGHGGGRRRAGSEGLEDDRDGLPEWCTDEEDGEMGTFDSSGAFMPMKKGGKETILEEELEFKGIEEEEEEESFADAERNSAEGDKDQESKEAGSVVIDGEAKPASPSSTPPACPPPSLEPQPNNSGPVVENSQLSHSHVVRASNTPNEDVAPVAGSKTQLSPNATASSSLPPPPPSSAAPLVPPSGGDAEDDEGMKHLQQEAEKMVASLQDTSLEEECFTQALQQHQESRNTAAALPLSHEAAMKWFYKDPQGEIQGPFTTLEMCEWFQAGYFTMTLLVKRGCDEGFQPLGDVIKMWGRVPFAPGPSPPPLLVRQPPPPQRPQPNRGPAGTVSESSANADDGEGRMQRRKIVDRHIRGNLDQERLKKQQELAAAALYQQLQQQQLFQLINRCSEQGMMPSMNRSMSVPDTGSMWDMHTSASQPSGGEASLWDITMNPSTQGPTLEQLQKLQQERRDAELRAKREEEEQRKRREEKRRQQEEQKRREEEELFRRKQCRQQQELIMKLLQQAPQQQGPGAGGSGWSGAPSSGLAKSGKSPALALLEMQQEAERLLKQQQQRAQQQRDRHTGMSMGSSSMGSQWESVGMWGGAGGMEGKAGSGGSAGSMGMWDEAVKNQSSLRGNSNNNMGLKNSRSSPSLSDQYMMRRKRTEEEEKLLKLLQGMKPQDGFTTWCEQMLHALNTSANNSSSSLDVATIVAYLKEVESPYAVLDFIRSYLGDTVEAKEFAKQFLERRAKQKANQQRQQQQLSKEVAGLNMNFPLQDSMRGMNPSTLQSMFQANHMGKAGLYDNQGGKMKKKQPMMLHSDPSILGYSFHNTGECMSLNEMEMVEDY
- the gigyf1a gene encoding GRB10-interacting GYF protein 1 isoform X2, whose protein sequence is MTAETLNFGPEWLRALSSGGSVTSPPPSPAMPKYKLAEYRYGREEMLALYIKDNKVPEDMQDKEFAAILQDEPMQPLALVPLTEEEQRNFSMSVNSVAVLRLMGKGVGGAAPAGVVRGRGATRGSRGRGRGEGGFYQRSIEDAEVGFGRSVREIHRSQSWDDRGERRFEKPLRREVGRPGFEEPGAPGGPGRKEYTRADSDNWRTLREEQEEDEGEPGSNWRLAGPRRDDGGPRSAGWRDHSGPGESRRRKFDFDFRDSEGHGGGRRRAGSEGLEDDRDGLPEWCTDEEDGEMGTFDSSGAFMPMKKGGKETILEEELEFKGIEEEEEEESFADAERNSAEGDKDQESKEAGSVVIDGEAKPASPSSTPPACPPPSLEPQPNNSGPVVENSQLSHSHVVRASNTPNEDVAPVAGSKTQLSPNATASSSLPPPPPSSAAPLVPPSGGDAEDDEGMKHLQQEAEKMVASLQDTSLEEECFTQALQQHQESRNTAAALPLSHEAAMKWFYKDPQGEIQGPFTTLEMCEWFQAGYFTMTLLVKRGCDEGFQPLGDVIKMWGRVPFAPGPSPPPLLVRQPPPPQRPQPNRGPAGTGNLDQERLKKQQELAAAALYQQLQQQQLFQLINRCSEQGMMPSMNRSMSVPDTGSMWDMHTSASQPSGGEASLWDITMNPSTQGPTLEQLQKLQQERRDAELRAKREEEEQRKRREEKRRQQEEQKRREEEELFRRKQCRQQQELIMKLLQQAPQQQGPGAGGSGWSGAPSSGLAKSGKSPALALLEMQQEAERLLKQQQQRAQQQRDRHTGMSMGSSSMGSQWESVGMWGGAGGMEGKAGSGGSAGSMGMWDEAVKNQSSLRGNSNNNMGLKNSRSSPSLSDQYMMRRKRTEEEEKLLKLLQGMKPQDGFTTWCEQMLHALNTSANNSSSSLDVATIVAYLKEVESPYAVLDFIRSYLGDTVEAKEFAKQFLERRAKQKANQQRQQQQLSKEVAGLNMNFPLQDSMRGMNPSTLQSMFQANHMGKAGLYDNQGGKMKKKQPMMLHSDPSILGYSFHNTGECMSLNEMEMVEDY
- the gigyf1a gene encoding GRB10-interacting GYF protein 1 isoform X3; this translates as MTAETLNFGPEWLRALSSGGSVTSPPPSPAMPKYKLAEYRYGREEMLALYIKDNKVPEDMQDKEFAAILQDEPMQPLALVPLTEEEQRNFSMSVNSVAVLRLMGKGVGGAAPAGVVRGRGATRGSRGRGRGEGGFYQRSIEDAEVGFGRSVREIHRSQSWDDRGERRFEKPLRREVGRPGFEEPGAPGGPGRKEYTRADSDNWRTLREEQEEDEGEPGSNWRLAGPRRDDGGPRSAGWRDHSGPGESRRRKFDFDFRDSEGHGGGRRRAGSEGLEDDRDGLPEWCTDEEDGEMGTFDSSGAFMPMKKGGKETILEEELEFKGIEEEEEEESFADAERNSAEGDKDQESKEAGSVVIDGEAKPASPSSTPPACPPPSLEPQPNNSGPVVENSQLSHSHVVRASNTPNEDVAPVAGSKTQLSPNATASSSLPPPPPSSAAPLVPPSGGDAEDDEGMKHLQQEAEKMVASLQDTSLEEECFTQALQQHQESRNTAAALPLSHEAAMKWFYKDPQGEIQGPFTTLEMCEWFQAGYFTMTLLVKRGCDEGFQPLGDVIKMWGRVPFAPGPSPPPLLGNLDQERLKKQQELAAAALYQQLQQQQLFQLINRCSEQGMMPSMNRSMSVPDTGSMWDMHTSASQPSGGEASLWDITMNPSTQGPTLEQLQKLQQERRDAELRAKREEEEQRKRREEKRRQQEEQKRREEEELFRRKQCRQQQELIMKLLQQAPQQQGPGAGGSGWSGAPSSGLAKSGKSPALALLEMQQEAERLLKQQQQRAQQQRDRHTGMSMGSSSMGSQWESVGMWGGAGGMEGKAGSGGSAGSMGMWDEAVKNQSSLRGNSNNNMGLKNSRSSPSLSDQYMMRRKRTEEEEKLLKLLQGMKPQDGFTTWCEQMLHALNTSANNSSSSLDVATIVAYLKEVESPYAVLDFIRSYLGDTVEAKEFAKQFLERRAKQKANQQRQQQQLSKEVAGLNMNFPLQDSMRGMNPSTLQSMFQANHMGKAGLYDNQGGKMKKKQPMMLHSDPSILGYSFHNTGECMSLNEMEMVEDY